In one window of Microcaecilia unicolor chromosome 9, aMicUni1.1, whole genome shotgun sequence DNA:
- the SIX6 gene encoding homeobox protein SIX6, translating to MFQLPILNFSPQQVAGVCETLEESGDIERLGRFLWSLPVAPAACEALNKNESVLRARAIVAFHTGNFRELYHILENHKFTKESHTKLQALWLEAHYQEAEKLRGRPLGPVDKYRVRKKFPLPRTIWDGEQKTHCFKERTRHLLREWYLQDPYPNPSKKRELAQATGLTPTQVGNWFKNRRQRDRAAAAKNRLQQQVLSQGSVRSLAVEEAAVEPLGAASSPAASLSSKAATSAISITSSDSECDI from the exons ATGTTTCAGCTCCCTATTCTGAATTTTAGCCCGCAGCAGGTCGCTGGGGTATGTGAGACCCTGGAGGAAAGTGGGGACATCGAGCGCCTCGGACGCTTTCTCTGGTCCTTGCCGGTGGCCCCGGCAGCTTGCGAGGCCCTGAACAAAAACGAATCAGTTCTCAGAGCCAGGGCTATTGTGGCCTTTCATACTGGAAACTTCAGAGAACTGTATCATATCTTGGAGAACCACAAGTTTACCAAGGAATCGCATACCAAGCTTCAGGCTCTTTGGTTGGAAGCGCATTATCAAGAAGCAGAGAAACTGAGAGGGCGACCCTTAGGGCCAGTAGATAAGTACAGAGTACGGAAGAAGTTTCCATTACCTCGAACCATTTGGGATGGAGAACAGAAGACACATTGCTTTAAAGAGAGAACGAGGCATTTACTAAGGGAGTGGTACCTGCAGGACCCTTATCCTAACCCCAGCAAAAAGAGAGAACTAGCCCAAGCAACCGGACTTACCCCCACACAAGTAGGCAACTGGTTTAAAAACCGAAGACAAAGGGATAGAGCTGCTGCTGCAAAAAACAG GCTGCAGCAGCAGGTCTTATCCCAGGGCTCGGTGCGCTCCCTGGCAGTGGAAGAAGCTGCAGTGGAGCCTCTGGGAGCCGCTTCCAGTCCTGCAGCAAGTTTGTCCAGTAAAGCGGCGACCTCTGCCATTTCCATCACGTCTAGCGACAGTGAATGCGACATATGA